From a single Streptomyces sp. NBC_00377 genomic region:
- a CDS encoding 6-phosphofructokinase: protein MRIGVLTSGGDCPGLNAVIRSVVHRAVADHGDEVIGFRDGWKGLLECDYLKLDLDAVGGILARGGTILGSSRVQPSHLRDGVERARGHVEELGLDAIIPIGGEGTLKAARLMSDSGLPIVGVPKTIDNDIAGTDVTFGFDTAVGVATEALDRLKTTAESHQRVLVVEVMGRHTGWIALQSGMAAGAHAIVVPERPFDIEELARRVGERFEAGKRFAIVVAAEGAKPKAGSMAFDEGAKDIYGHERFAGIARQLSIELESRLGKEARPVILGHVQRGGTPTAYDRVLATRFGWHAVEAVHRQEFGKMTSLRGTDIVMVPLADAVATLKTVPEDRYAEAECVL, encoded by the coding sequence ATGCGCATTGGTGTCCTCACGTCCGGCGGCGACTGCCCCGGCCTGAACGCCGTCATCCGGTCCGTCGTGCACCGTGCCGTCGCCGACCACGGCGACGAGGTCATCGGCTTCCGGGACGGCTGGAAGGGCCTCCTGGAGTGTGACTACCTCAAGCTCGACCTCGACGCGGTGGGCGGCATCCTCGCCCGCGGCGGCACGATCCTCGGCTCCTCCCGCGTCCAGCCCTCGCATCTGCGGGACGGCGTGGAGCGGGCCCGGGGCCACGTCGAGGAACTCGGTCTCGACGCGATCATCCCCATCGGCGGTGAGGGCACGCTCAAGGCCGCGCGGCTGATGTCGGACAGCGGTCTGCCGATCGTGGGCGTGCCGAAGACCATCGACAACGACATCGCCGGCACGGACGTCACCTTCGGCTTCGACACGGCGGTCGGTGTCGCCACCGAGGCGCTGGACCGGCTGAAGACCACCGCCGAGTCCCACCAGCGGGTGCTTGTCGTCGAGGTCATGGGACGCCACACCGGCTGGATAGCGCTTCAGTCCGGCATGGCGGCCGGCGCCCACGCCATCGTCGTGCCGGAGCGGCCCTTCGACATCGAGGAGCTGGCCCGCCGGGTCGGCGAGCGGTTCGAGGCGGGCAAGCGGTTCGCGATCGTCGTCGCGGCGGAGGGCGCCAAGCCGAAGGCCGGCAGCATGGCCTTCGACGAGGGCGCGAAGGACATCTACGGGCACGAGCGGTTCGCCGGGATCGCCCGGCAGCTCTCCATCGAGCTGGAGTCCCGGCTCGGCAAGGAGGCCCGGCCGGTCATCCTGGGCCATGTGCAGCGGGGCGGCACGCCGACCGCGTACGACCGGGTCCTCGCGACGCGGTTCGGCTGGCACGCGGTGGAGGCCGTGCACCGGCAGGAGTTCGGGAAGATGACGTCCCTGCGCGGGACGGACATCGTGATGGTGCCGCTGGCCGACGCCGTCGCGACGCTCAAGACGGTTCCCGAGGACCGGTACGCGGAAGCGGAGTGCGTGCTCTAG
- a CDS encoding type 1 glutamine amidotransferase, giving the protein MSDNQLRLVWIYPDLLSTYGDQGNALVVERRARQRGLDVARLDVRSDQPIPTSGDIYLIGGGEDRPQRLAAERLRRDGHLYQAVNNGAIVFAVCAGYQILGHEFVNDLGQREPGLGLLDVTTTRGEGERCVGDVLGDIDPRLGLPPLTGFENHQGITHLGPTARPLARVQLGKGNGTGDGTEGAYNDTVFGTYMHGPVLARNPLIADLLLKLALDVNALPPIDDHWYEALRNERIAAAQQPA; this is encoded by the coding sequence ATGAGCGACAACCAACTGCGGCTGGTGTGGATCTACCCGGACCTGCTGAGCACCTACGGCGACCAGGGCAACGCCCTCGTCGTCGAGCGCCGGGCCCGGCAGCGCGGCCTCGACGTGGCGCGTCTCGACGTGCGCAGCGACCAGCCGATCCCGACCTCCGGCGACATCTACCTCATCGGCGGCGGCGAGGACCGGCCGCAGCGGCTCGCGGCGGAGCGGCTGCGGCGTGACGGGCACCTGTACCAGGCGGTGAACAACGGCGCGATCGTCTTCGCCGTCTGCGCCGGCTACCAGATCCTGGGCCACGAGTTCGTCAACGACCTCGGCCAGCGCGAGCCCGGTCTCGGGCTGCTGGACGTGACGACGACGCGTGGCGAGGGCGAGCGGTGCGTCGGCGACGTCCTCGGGGACATCGACCCGCGTCTCGGCCTGCCTCCGCTGACCGGTTTCGAGAACCACCAGGGCATCACCCACCTCGGCCCGACCGCCCGTCCGCTCGCCCGTGTCCAGCTGGGCAAGGGCAACGGCACGGGTGACGGCACCGAGGGCGCGTACAACGACACCGTGTTCGGCACGTACATGCACGGCCCGGTACTCGCCCGCAACCCGCTGATCGCGGACCTGCTGCTGAAACTGGCCCTCGACGTGAACGCGCTGCCCCCGATCGACGACCACTGGTACGAGGCACTCCGCAACGAGCGCATCGCTGCTGCGCAGCAGCCTGCGTAG